From one Solanum stenotomum isolate F172 unplaced genomic scaffold, ASM1918654v1 scaffold11639, whole genome shotgun sequence genomic stretch:
- the LOC125849936 gene encoding WAT1-related protein At1g70260-like: protein MGVKVAIGEMLPCTSMIIIEACTIFLTIMASTAMSKLGMSSFVFVVYTNALSFIILIPFSILFHRNNKTEEPLFTFPLVLRAFFLGLVGVTIAQNLAFAGLSYSSPIVACGAANMIPASSFIIAIILRKIRIDLKRQGSIVRVIGSLISIVGILAMTFYKGPVVKQYSPSFLHLATSPHLFIFTSTHENWVLGCFLFASASFALVIWNIIQVGTSKKHPHVMKITCLYTLFGTIQSALLALLMEKDLRVWKLKLDMELLVIVLTAIFGSLIRSNVQMWCSHLKGPSYALFFKPVGVPVASTCGCVLFAATFHYGSMLSACICGLGYYTTLWGQLKEDETMKNKKGNVTTSDERVPLLEEQQEEDSQV from the exons aTGGGTGTGAAGGTTGCCATAGGAGAAATGTTGCCATGCACATCCATGATTATAATAGAAGCTTGCACCATTTTCTTGACGATCATGGCGAGCACCGCCATGTCAAAGCTAGGGATGAGTTCTTTTGTGTTTGTGGTTTATACAAACGCTCTTAGCTTTATAATTCTTATTCCATTCTCTATCCTTTTCCACAGAAATAACAA GACTGAGGAGCCATTATTCACGTTTCCCCTTGTTTTGCGTGCCTTCTTCCTTGGTTTAGTAGG GGTAACTATAGCTCAAAATCTAGCATTTGCGGGACTAAGTTATAGTTCTCCAATAGTAGCATGTGGTGCAGCCAACATGATACCTGCTTCCTCTTTCATTATTGCCATTATTCTCAG GAAAATAAGAATTGACTTGAAGAGGCAAGGAAGTATAGTAAGAGTGATTGGGAGCTTAATATCAATAGTGGGAATATTAGCAATGACTTTCTACAAAGGTCCAGTGGTGAAACAATATTCTCCATCTTTTCTTCATCTTGCCACGTCACCACACCTCTTCATCTTCACTTCTACACATGAGAATTGGGTTCTTGGTTGCTTCTTGTTTGCTTCTGCTTCCTTTGCTCTTGTCATATGGAACATTATTCAG GTCGGAACTAGCAAGAAGCATCCACATGTGATGAAAATAACTTGTCTCTATACCTTATTTGGAACGATCCAATCTGCATTACTTGCTCTACTCATGGAAAAAGATCTTAGGGTTTGGAAACTTAAACTTGATATGGAGCTTCTTGTCATAGTTTTAACT GCAATTTTCGGGAGTTTAATACGTAGCAATGTCCAAATGTGGTGCTCGCATTTAAAAGGACCCTCTTATGCCCTATTTTTCAAGCCCGTGGGAGTTCCAGTTGCCAGCACTTGTGGTTGTGTGCTCTTTGCTGCGACTTTCCACTATGGAAG CATGTTGAGTGCATGTATATGTGGACTTGGTTATTACACCACGCTATGGGGACAACTCAAAGAAGATGAGACAATGAAAAACAAGAAAGGCAACGTGACTACTTCTGATGAAAGAGTTCCTCTTCTGGAAgaacaacaagaagaagattCACAGGTCTAG